A genome region from Triticum aestivum cultivar Chinese Spring chromosome 2B, IWGSC CS RefSeq v2.1, whole genome shotgun sequence includes the following:
- the LOC123041387 gene encoding non-specific lipid-transfer protein 4: MSMRSLLVLALVVAAAACLAAPRGAHGAGECGKTPADKMALKLAPCASAGQDPKSVPSSGCCTAVHTIGKQSPKCLCAVMLSDTAKSAGIKPEVAMSIPKRCNLVDRPVGYKCGAYTLP, translated from the exons ATGTCGATGAGGAGTCTGCTGGTGCTCGCTCTGGTGGTCGCGGCCGCGGCGTGCCTCGCGGCTCCGCGGGGCGCACACGGGGCCGGCGAGTGTGGGAAGACACCGGCGGACAAGATGGCGCTGAAGCTGGCGCCGTGCGCGTCGGCGGGGCAGGACCCCAAGTCGGTGCCGTCCAGCGGGTGCTGCACGGCCGTCCACACCATCGGCAAGCAGAGCCCCAAGTGCCTCTGCGCCGTCATGCTCTCCGACACCGCCAAGAGCGCCGGCATCAAGCCGGAGGTCGCCATGTCCATCCCCAAGCGCTGCAACCTCGTCGACCGCCCGGTCGGATACAAGTGCGGAG CTTACACTCTGCCGTGA